The segment TGTTTGGGGGCTTGTCCTGGATGTTCAATCTGGGCTGGGGCCAAAACCGCTACACCGGCCAGGTTGCCCGTTCCAGGATCTTCAACGGCTTGTTCAGTTCCATCGAGATCTCGCCCTTCAAGGATTTTGCCATCCAGGGAGAATACGACGGCAAGGATTTCAACGCCGGATTGAAGTACACGGTCAAGAATTTCACTTTCCGGCTGGGCGGAGAAGCCCTTGAGGACCTGGCCAAAGGTTCTGAGGGAAATGGCTACGAGAAAAATCTCCGGCTTGCTTTTGGGGTTTCATACCTTTTTGACAAGTATGCCGAAGCGAAGCGTAGACCGGAACTTCGCCGCTATGCCCAGGATACGGACATGGACGGCACCAAGATCGTGACCGGCGGAGAGATTCCCGTTGGCGTCACGGAATCTGGCACCTCTGTGTCCATTCTAACTCCCGGTACTTCTTTGCAGTCTCCTGGCATAGTTGAATCAAGCTCATACAAGGAACTTTCTCCTGAAGTAAAGGACTTGCTGGCAGAACTGAGAAATCTTCGTGAAGAACGCCAAAAGGCGCAGAAAGCTCTTGAAGATCTGCGCAAGTGGTTGCAAGAGCTGCAGGAACAAAACAACTAGCCAAGTGTTCAATCACCCGTTGATTGATGTTGGTGGCCAATACGTTCATACTTCCCTTGAACAGGAAAGAGATCAGGATGCATCCCCGGCTGCATCCTGATATCATAATAGCACGTGGTTGTTTCAACTTAGGACGATAAGTGAGCGGGGTTATGAAAAATTACATAAAACTGTGTCTATTGCTAGTTTTGGCAGTGATGTCCATTGCTTTGACGCACGCCCAAACCAGTTATGAAACTGTCAGCACCCGAAGGGCCATTTATTCGGATCCCAAGGTCTGGGAAGCAATAGACTTTCTGAAGAACAGACTTCCACAAATGGTGGCTGAGGACAAGAACCAGGCCATAGAAGAGTATTTGACCCATTTCGATGCTTTGAACAACCTTGACGAGCGGGATGTTCTTTATCTCGTTGGCCATGTGTACTCGGTTGTTGATGAACCAATAAAGGCGATTCCCTATTTTGAGATGTTGATCAACGACACCAGATTGGGGGAAGATGCCAGGCGCATGCTCAACCTTCTGCTTTACTATCGTTCAGTCTACCATCTTCTGAGTGAGGACAAAACAACAGCCAAGAGATTCCTGGAGGACGTGATAAACCTTTTTCCCACAGGCAGATATTACCCCACCTATCTGTTCCTGTGGGCGGATCTGATCTCAGAAAGTGAAGATCACGCAGAAGTAGCCAAATACATAGAAAACTATAATGCCAACCGTGACTGGATACAAAACACCTTCAAACCCCGCAAGGCCGCCATCGTTGATCGGATCGGCAATCTTGACCTGAACAGGTATTATCAGAATGTCAGCCTGGCGGAGTATTATGTGTTGGAAAGCTCCATCAATGCCATTCAAGCGGATCTGCAAACTCTGTACAACGAATTGAAGGCGATTCCCGGCCTGTTGACAGCCGAATCCCTGGAAAGGATAGCATCCGAAGAGTTCAGCCTCTTGGAGGAACTCAAAAAACAGCTTAGGTCTTATTCGTCTCCGCCGCCTTTGGATCTGGAAGCACTGGCTTCCGCCGATTTTCAGGACACGGACATGATCGTCTACAGCCAGTATCGGCAGGGAGCGATCCTCTTGCAACAGTTGAAAGGCACGGCGGAGTATTACGGGCTGGTGCTGGATATCATGGACCGGATCTTTGAACAGCGGTATGAGCTGTTTGTGAAGGAAGATCCCTCCGTGGTCGGCAAAGGCTTCAGCGACATGGAGATGAAGCGGTTGTTCGACATAGAGCGCAACATCAATCTGTATGTCCATGTCATCAGATCCATCGACGAGGTCATGGCAGATCCGGACTATGCTTCCCTGAACGTCGATATGCGTCCGGAGCGCCAGGAATACGTGGAGAAACTGGCCGACCTTCAGAACCGCAAGGACCGTTACCTGGCGTATCGCAAGCATCAGGACAGCGTGGAAGAGGCGGTATTCAACGAGCTTCTGGAAGAGTACTATGCCCTGAACCGGGAGAAGAATACTTTTGACGATCTATTGCCCCAGATCGAAGATATCATGGTCGCCATGATCAGGCAAAATTACCCCAGGGAGCAGCAGAGACTGATAACGGGCCAGCTAACCCTCACTGGGAATGTGATTGCCAGCAATCTGTCCGATGACAACCTCAATTCATTCCTGGCAAATCTCGATTTCATCCATCTGCAGCTTGATTACCGTAACCTCCGTTATCGCGAGCAGCAGCGCCAGGCTTTGGCCGGGACGATCAGCGAGGAGGAAGCCCAGCAGCTCTACAGTGAGATTTCGGCTGATAAAGCCATCCTGCTATCCCGGCACCAGGATTTCGTGGCCCAGAACCCCTACTTCCAAGCCTTGGAACAGCCCAGCGGCGGATACCTGCTCAACAACGCCATCATCTACTACAACATGGCGGAGCTGCAACATGCCGTTGACCTGGACAATCCGGATCTGGCCCTGGACTATTACCGCAGGGTATTGCAGATCGATCCGGATTTCTTCCTGCGTGATTTTACCCTTTACAACGTTGCCTATCTCTCCAGCGAATCGGTTAAAGACAAACTGGACATTCAGATCTCAGATTACAGGACCCAATACCCGAACAGAGACCGTCCGGAGAATCTCAAATACCGGGCCGCCATTTTTCAGGAAGCCCTGGACGCCTATACTGAACTGGCGGATTCCGGCAAATACGATGCTTCGCCCCTCCATGATGAAGCCGTGTTCCGGCTTGGTGTTTTGAACTTCCTGATCGGTTCGGATGCTGCGGAGCCGATCGTATATTACACTGAGGCGATCGATCGGTTTGAAACGCTGGTCAACGAGCCGGACAGCGAATACAATTTTGAAGCCCTCTATCAAAGAGGCTGGGTCAACATGAACAAGGGGGATGAGGCTTCGTTAAAAACCGCGATGTCCGATTTCGTTACCCTGATCAAGGCCGTTGACGAAGAGAGCATCGCCAATCAATACCTATCCACGGATTTCAAGAACAACTCCATAGACAACATAGCCTATTCGTTAATAGCCTTGGACGGAGTGGATTTCAGGACCGAATCAAAGGGCGTGGAGGAGATCCAGCTTGCCTTGGCCGACTATCAGGACCTGAAGGTCAAGACCAGGATCCTGGACAAGGCCGCCCTGCTCAAGGCGGACATGCAGGCGCCCCTGCAAGCAATCGACTTTCTGGAGCTGAGACTGCAGACGACACCTCTGGACCTGATCAATCCGACCATTGTTGATTCCATAATCAAGCTGTACCACACCCCCCGGCTGCAGCTGCGCCCCGGCTCCAACCTTGCGGCCATCCGCACTGAGAAGTACCAATACATAAAGGATCATTATCACAACGGTTCCCAATGGTATGAGCGGAACATCTGGAACAGGGACCTGACTTCTCAGATGGTTCAAGATCAGCTGGCGGTGATCAGGACCGCCTATGAAGAGATCAGGGTCCGCCGCTATAACAACCTGATCACTACTGCCACCCAACTTGCGCTGGATGAGTATAAAGCGCATCTGGCTGATTTCGCTTCCTACCGTGAACTGTTTGGGGACGAATACGAGCAGTGGCTGGCAGACAATGAAAAGGCGGAAAATCTTCTCGTTACCGTGATGGCCGAAAAGAATGACTCAACTGTGGATTACATGCGGGCTGTGAACCGTTTGAAGGCGTTCAATGACGCCAATCCGGACAATCCTGATTTCTTCAATGATGAGGGTTTGGCCTACAAATACACTCAAAACATCTTCGAAATCATGACTCCCGCCTTTGCGGATCCTGGCTACGCTCCCGGGCCTGGATTGCCGGCCGATCGGGATGAACTGTATGAATTTTACCGCGATGGATCGCTGAGGTTTTACAATGTGCTGAATTCGCCGGCTTACAGTTCAACGGCAAACCAGCAAAACTCGGCCCAGATCATGATGGACCTGGCTGAGATTGAAGTCGGCAGAGGCATGGCGGCCGAGGCCAGAACGCGCTTCTATACTATCCTTGAGAACGAAACCCAGCTGGACAGGGCCACCCTGCGCAGCGTTTACATCAGCCTGGCCAATATCGAAGAATCAGCCCGCAACTATACCCAGGCCGAAAAATGGTATCGTGAAGCTCTCAAATTCGCAAACAATACCAAGGACGCTGAGGAGATCGACTATCAGATCAAACTCCAGATCCAAAACAATTATGAAATGGCCGAAGACAGCGGCAATTATGCTTTGGTGGCGAGTGAGTTTCTCCGCTTGGCGGATGAATATCAAAATGATCCTGACAAATATGTGGGATACCGCTATCAGGCCTCAGAAGCTTACAAGAAGGCCAGTCTGTTCCAGGAGGCGATCGATCTTAAACTCGAAATGGCGGAAGCGAAAAATTCAATGGACGAAAAGTACTTCCTCTATTATGAAAGCTGGACGATTGCGGAATCATCATTGCGCGACGCTGACCAAGCCACCAGGCTCAAGAGCGATTTCATTGCCATGTATCCCTCCAGCCGTTACGCTTTCAATCTGAGGGTGGAGGCGATAGAAAAACTGAAATCCGATCCCGTCCAGCGGGAGCCCGCGGCAAGGATGTACATCGACCTGCATGATGAGGTCAGGGCAGGCAGGATCGACAGCGGCGAGGTTGCCACCGAGGATATCTATCTTTGGGCGATCGAGATCTATCGCGAAGAGAAGAACCAGGACAAGATCGTCGAATTGCTGACCTATTTCACCCAAACATATCCTGATCACCCTCAGAACGTCAGTTTTCTGACCCTGCTGGCGGATGAATATCTGGCCAGGGGCGATGAGGAGCGATTTGAATACTACTCGCGTGAAATTTACAGGAAGGATGGCAGCCAATCTGACCGCTATCTGACAACCGCAAGGCAAAACCTGGGCAGGATCGCCATCGAATTTGACGCTGCCTATGAGGATAAAAATTGGGATCTTGCCTTTGCCAAAAGGGACGAGTTCAAAAGGGTGGAAGCTCAATACATCAGTGAAGGCCTGTCGCTTGACAACTCACCCGCCTATGCGGCGTTTGCCTTTGCGGAGCAGGAATACAAGGAATATCAGGACAAACTTGCCTTCCTGCGGAACTTTGACCGCCAGCTGCGGGCGATAGAGCAGGGCGGTTTTTTGAGAAGCACACCCAACCAGTTGGTCATGGTCAACCCCAACACCACCTGGCAG is part of the Candidatus Syntrophosphaera sp. genome and harbors:
- a CDS encoding tetratricopeptide repeat protein; the protein is MKNYIKLCLLLVLAVMSIALTHAQTSYETVSTRRAIYSDPKVWEAIDFLKNRLPQMVAEDKNQAIEEYLTHFDALNNLDERDVLYLVGHVYSVVDEPIKAIPYFEMLINDTRLGEDARRMLNLLLYYRSVYHLLSEDKTTAKRFLEDVINLFPTGRYYPTYLFLWADLISESEDHAEVAKYIENYNANRDWIQNTFKPRKAAIVDRIGNLDLNRYYQNVSLAEYYVLESSINAIQADLQTLYNELKAIPGLLTAESLERIASEEFSLLEELKKQLRSYSSPPPLDLEALASADFQDTDMIVYSQYRQGAILLQQLKGTAEYYGLVLDIMDRIFEQRYELFVKEDPSVVGKGFSDMEMKRLFDIERNINLYVHVIRSIDEVMADPDYASLNVDMRPERQEYVEKLADLQNRKDRYLAYRKHQDSVEEAVFNELLEEYYALNREKNTFDDLLPQIEDIMVAMIRQNYPREQQRLITGQLTLTGNVIASNLSDDNLNSFLANLDFIHLQLDYRNLRYREQQRQALAGTISEEEAQQLYSEISADKAILLSRHQDFVAQNPYFQALEQPSGGYLLNNAIIYYNMAELQHAVDLDNPDLALDYYRRVLQIDPDFFLRDFTLYNVAYLSSESVKDKLDIQISDYRTQYPNRDRPENLKYRAAIFQEALDAYTELADSGKYDASPLHDEAVFRLGVLNFLIGSDAAEPIVYYTEAIDRFETLVNEPDSEYNFEALYQRGWVNMNKGDEASLKTAMSDFVTLIKAVDEESIANQYLSTDFKNNSIDNIAYSLIALDGVDFRTESKGVEEIQLALADYQDLKVKTRILDKAALLKADMQAPLQAIDFLELRLQTTPLDLINPTIVDSIIKLYHTPRLQLRPGSNLAAIRTEKYQYIKDHYHNGSQWYERNIWNRDLTSQMVQDQLAVIRTAYEEIRVRRYNNLITTATQLALDEYKAHLADFASYRELFGDEYEQWLADNEKAENLLVTVMAEKNDSTVDYMRAVNRLKAFNDANPDNPDFFNDEGLAYKYTQNIFEIMTPAFADPGYAPGPGLPADRDELYEFYRDGSLRFYNVLNSPAYSSTANQQNSAQIMMDLAEIEVGRGMAAEARTRFYTILENETQLDRATLRSVYISLANIEESARNYTQAEKWYREALKFANNTKDAEEIDYQIKLQIQNNYEMAEDSGNYALVASEFLRLADEYQNDPDKYVGYRYQASEAYKKASLFQEAIDLKLEMAEAKNSMDEKYFLYYESWTIAESSLRDADQATRLKSDFIAMYPSSRYAFNLRVEAIEKLKSDPVQREPAARMYIDLHDEVRAGRIDSGEVATEDIYLWAIEIYREEKNQDKIVELLTYFTQTYPDHPQNVSFLTLLADEYLARGDEERFEYYSREIYRKDGSQSDRYLTTARQNLGRIAIEFDAAYEDKNWDLAFAKRDEFKRVEAQYISEGLSLDNSPAYAAFAFAEQEYKEYQDKLAFLRNFDRQLRAIEQGGFLRSTPNQLVMVNPNTTWQKHLFGGKPNRIPGLRAKVEAEYKKVLDLLDQPGSHYLDNGRRLKALLLIVRINEYAAEVIETQVSKYIQVSNEIYPFKDRRQFTLAQYEDLVNNQLLPYAQEYKDLYYATANGIYLDIFKSYALGGYTDQYTDQAVSVLRARNILPSFVEESAALDSNWELSLTSPQGNLRKVNSGISATTSPQGQTLSVCSIPAGNTLTLEREFTFNASPEFAFLHLVYPYDPEIYVNGSKIDPVYIPVDTLVAGKASSTRFAVRLGGDVWREGRNSFKGVFANKADEPLNLHFHASLFYDPVKLAESRSYETTSLYSNTDWMVVTQDTETGAEIRSEAIPAEFFDVPISTLEYMTNSAAQAIWATESPTELQTEVTFEVTFRADAQYRNALLDFIAPDNATLYLNGTEFASNRPMQYDTDPFVIYPTRVELPRDLVVSGQNVLRIVVQNISPYRGMLAELSINKYIKE
- a CDS encoding YjbH domain-containing protein, producing MKRLVLSVIVLAATFGLMEAAPFQTLGLLRTPDAYVLPHKAAELVLVGYYRNVEAPSYVGDEYNGFIPYGMIGVGILDRVELGFFGGDDVYFMNAKLKVIQESGTLPQISVGMDNIFSPVNKHRAQDYNPDDYPDIEWADHPDKVDYEYYSPYVVASKQAVFGGLSWMFNLGWGQNRYTGQVARSRIFNGLFSSIEISPFKDFAIQGEYDGKDFNAGLKYTVKNFTFRLGGEALEDLAKGSEGNGYEKNLRLAFGVSYLFDKYAEAKRRPELRRYAQDTDMDGTKIVTGGEIPVGVTESGTSVSILTPGTSLQSPGIVESSSYKELSPEVKDLLAELRNLREERQKAQKALEDLRKWLQELQEQNN